A single region of the Acidobacteriota bacterium genome encodes:
- a CDS encoding BrnA antitoxin family protein: MSARSTNKSRTKPDPALRGRADVRRLQRLTDREILATSPAELANLPANFWEGATVVEPVAKQPISLRVDADVLDWFKAQGPRYQSRMNAVLRSYMAERQRGAKRKTG; the protein is encoded by the coding sequence ATGAGCGCACGATCTACCAACAAGTCACGGACCAAGCCTGATCCGGCCCTGCGTGGGCGCGCGGACGTGCGCCGCTTACAGCGACTCACCGACCGCGAGATTCTCGCCACGTCTCCAGCGGAACTCGCGAACCTGCCGGCCAATTTCTGGGAAGGCGCCACCGTCGTCGAGCCGGTGGCGAAACAACCCATTTCGCTCCGGGTGGACGCGGATGTACTCGACTGGTTCAAGGCGCAGGGCCCACGCTATCAGTCGCGCATGAACGCGGTGCTGCGCTCGTACATGGCCGAGCGGCAGCGCGGCGCCAAACGCAAGACAGGCTAG